A window of the Nocardia sp. NBC_01329 genome harbors these coding sequences:
- a CDS encoding saccharopine dehydrogenase family protein, translating into MTDTREFDLVVFGATGFVGKLTAQYLLGAAPTGARIALAGRSAEKLAAVRDEIGAADWGLVVADSTDQESMDALAARATAVITTVGPYLRYGMPMVAACARAGTHYADLTGEPLFIRDAIDNHHDEATRTGAKIVNSCGYDSVPSDLSVYQLYRRTVSDNSGELGDTTLIATLRGGVSGGTIDSGRAMMEAVAADKSKGAVLSHPYSLSPDKSLDPEVGRQSDLTLQRARDIDPSLDGWVGTFVMASHNTKIVRRSNGLLGWVYGKNFRYRETMGAGSSRLAPVIAAGISGGVVAGMAVGGLLSRFGAGRAVLDRILPAPGTGPGESTRESGWFRMRTYTQTSSGARYRADFAGLGDPGYKATAVMLGESGLALAFDDKPELAGVLTPAAAMGDALTERLRAAGMTIDVEPLG; encoded by the coding sequence ATGACGGACACACGCGAATTCGATCTCGTCGTATTCGGCGCCACCGGCTTCGTCGGCAAACTCACCGCCCAGTATCTGCTGGGCGCGGCGCCTACCGGAGCGCGGATCGCGCTCGCCGGACGCTCGGCGGAAAAACTCGCCGCCGTACGCGATGAGATCGGAGCCGCGGACTGGGGTCTGGTGGTGGCCGATTCCACCGACCAGGAGTCGATGGACGCCCTCGCGGCCCGGGCCACCGCCGTGATCACCACGGTCGGCCCGTATCTGCGCTACGGGATGCCGATGGTCGCCGCCTGCGCGAGGGCCGGGACCCACTACGCGGACCTCACCGGTGAACCGCTTTTCATCCGCGACGCCATCGACAACCACCACGACGAGGCCACGCGCACCGGCGCCAAGATCGTGAACTCGTGTGGTTACGATTCGGTCCCCTCGGATCTGAGCGTCTACCAGCTCTACCGGCGCACTGTGTCGGACAACTCCGGCGAACTCGGCGACACCACCCTCATCGCCACGCTGCGCGGCGGGGTCAGTGGTGGCACCATCGATTCCGGCCGCGCGATGATGGAGGCGGTCGCGGCCGACAAATCGAAAGGCGCGGTGCTGAGCCACCCGTATTCGCTGAGCCCGGACAAATCCTTGGACCCCGAGGTGGGCCGCCAGTCCGACCTCACCCTGCAACGCGCCCGCGATATCGATCCGAGCCTGGACGGCTGGGTCGGCACCTTCGTGATGGCCTCGCACAACACCAAGATCGTGCGTCGCAGCAACGGCCTGCTGGGCTGGGTGTACGGGAAGAACTTCCGCTACCGCGAAACCATGGGTGCCGGATCCTCACGGCTGGCGCCGGTGATCGCTGCGGGTATCTCGGGCGGTGTCGTCGCCGGTATGGCGGTCGGGGGTCTGCTGTCCCGGTTCGGTGCCGGTCGCGCGGTCCTCGACCGGATCCTGCCCGCGCCGGGCACCGGTCCCGGCGAATCGACCAGGGAGAGCGGATGGTTCCGGATGCGCACCTACACGCAGACCTCGTCGGGGGCTCGGTATCGCGCAGATTTCGCCGGTCTCGGCGATCCCGGGTACAAGGCCACCGCAGTCATGCTCGGTGAAAGCGGTCTCGCACTGGCCTTCGACGACAAACCCGAACTCGCCGGGGTCCTGACCCCCGCCGCGGCCATGGGCGATGCCCTGACCGAACGGCTGCGGGCAGCCGGGATGACCATCGATGTCGAGCCGCTGGGATGA
- a CDS encoding TetR/AcrR family transcriptional regulator, translating to MRTPRTDGRKRRWRQHKIDRREELVDGTLAAVRTRGGNAGMDEIAAEIGVSKTVLYRYFSDKNDLVNAAMQRFIEITLMPRVYGAISLDADEYQLVRSALAEYVGAVDEDPEVYRFIMGTGSGDPSSLADFERLFAEVVAAVITERGSARGIETEGVMLWSYVLVGGIQLATHWWTTHKTLPREEVIDYLTMMVWSAIEGMARAGGSRTEFAEQEHVLPPVSSDDQAV from the coding sequence GTGCGTACCCCGCGGACCGATGGGCGTAAACGCCGCTGGCGACAGCACAAGATCGACCGCCGCGAGGAACTCGTCGACGGCACGCTCGCGGCGGTGCGGACTCGGGGCGGAAATGCCGGGATGGATGAGATCGCCGCCGAGATCGGCGTGTCCAAAACCGTCCTGTACCGCTATTTCTCCGATAAGAACGACCTGGTCAACGCGGCTATGCAGCGGTTCATCGAGATCACGCTGATGCCGCGCGTCTACGGCGCGATCAGCCTCGACGCCGACGAGTACCAACTGGTGCGGTCGGCGCTGGCCGAATACGTGGGCGCGGTCGACGAGGACCCCGAGGTCTACCGGTTCATCATGGGTACCGGTTCCGGCGACCCGTCCTCGCTGGCCGATTTCGAGCGGCTGTTCGCCGAGGTGGTCGCGGCCGTCATCACCGAACGCGGCAGCGCGCGCGGGATCGAGACCGAAGGCGTCATGCTGTGGTCGTATGTGCTGGTCGGCGGTATCCAACTCGCGACCCACTGGTGGACCACGCACAAGACTCTGCCCCGCGAAGAGGTCATCGATTACCTCACGATGATGGTGTGGAGTGCCATCGAGGGGATGGCCAGGGCCGGTGGTTCGCGCACCGAGTTCGCCGAACAGGAACATGTGCTCCCCCCGGTTTCCTCCGACGACCAGGCCGTCTGA
- a CDS encoding DsbA family protein produces the protein MSKNPGRPNPVAAAARADRNRKIAIQVAVAAVLVVLVAAIGIGLAVRNSGSDDVGPVPAVATDNGAIRIGQPDAKATVRIVADMQCPVCQQFEADHAELLRESVADGTAAVEYNIVGYLDQMSSTEYSTRSANASYCVADTGTDKYQDWLRLMFQQQPPEGGAGLTDEQLIAIAQQAGYTDPTIADCITDRKYDGFVAAKSEESLAEGIDGTPTVFVNGEPVKLTADPSGQKFDTAPLAAAIQAAAGR, from the coding sequence GTGAGCAAAAACCCCGGTCGGCCGAATCCGGTGGCGGCGGCCGCGCGCGCGGACCGCAACCGCAAGATCGCGATACAGGTCGCAGTGGCGGCCGTGCTGGTGGTGCTGGTCGCGGCGATCGGGATCGGCCTGGCCGTACGCAACTCCGGTTCCGACGATGTGGGCCCCGTCCCGGCGGTCGCGACCGATAACGGCGCCATCCGGATCGGGCAGCCCGACGCGAAGGCGACCGTACGGATCGTCGCGGATATGCAGTGCCCGGTCTGCCAACAGTTCGAGGCCGACCACGCCGAACTACTGCGCGAATCGGTGGCCGACGGCACCGCGGCGGTCGAATACAACATCGTGGGCTATCTGGACCAGATGTCCAGCACCGAATACTCGACTCGGTCGGCCAATGCCTCCTACTGTGTAGCCGATACCGGGACCGATAAGTATCAGGACTGGCTGAGGCTCATGTTCCAGCAGCAGCCGCCCGAAGGCGGCGCCGGGCTGACCGACGAGCAACTCATCGCCATCGCGCAGCAGGCGGGCTATACCGACCCCACCATCGCCGACTGCATCACCGACCGCAAATACGATGGCTTCGTCGCGGCGAAATCCGAGGAATCACTGGCAGAAGGCATCGACGGAACCCCTACGGTGTTCGTCAATGGTGAGCCGGTGAAACTCACCGCCGACCCGAGCGGGCAGAAGTTCGATACCGCACCGCTGGCCGCCGCGATACAGGCGGCTGCGGGCCGGTGA
- a CDS encoding vitamin K epoxide reductase family protein, producing MLLCGLAGWIAAFALLVEDFKLLSEPGYVPSCSLNPVLSCGSVMATDQAAVLGFPNPIIGLAGFSVVVTLGVLSVAGVGLPRWIWTGLWLGTAAGTLFICWLIFQSLYRINALCPYCMVVWAIITPLLAVITEQLWGNDRGALRVVAEWRWTFVAVFYAVVLVLVFLRFQDYWLSLF from the coding sequence ATGCTCCTGTGCGGGCTGGCCGGCTGGATCGCCGCGTTCGCCCTGCTGGTCGAAGATTTCAAACTGCTCAGCGAGCCCGGCTACGTACCGTCGTGCAGCTTGAACCCGGTATTGTCCTGCGGTTCGGTGATGGCCACCGACCAGGCGGCGGTGCTCGGATTCCCGAATCCGATCATCGGCCTGGCGGGGTTCTCGGTGGTGGTGACCCTCGGCGTCCTGTCGGTCGCGGGAGTGGGGCTGCCTCGATGGATCTGGACCGGCCTGTGGCTGGGGACGGCCGCGGGCACGCTGTTCATCTGCTGGCTGATCTTCCAGAGCCTGTACCGCATCAACGCGCTGTGCCCGTACTGCATGGTGGTCTGGGCGATCATCACACCGCTGCTCGCGGTCATCACCGAGCAGTTGTGGGGTAACGATCGGGGTGCGCTGCGAGTGGTCGCGGAATGGCGCTGGACTTTCGTCGCGGTGTTCTACGCGGTGGTGCTGGTGCTGGTGTTCCTGCGGTTCCAGGACTATTGGTTGTCGCTGTTCTGA
- a CDS encoding DUF445 domain-containing protein yields the protein MGVMQKPTGSSAVLESAAGVSAPGGPAEPPGVFATLTDDAAKRRDLRRMKAVATGLLAVATIIYLVCRWLESRGGSGDWVGYVRAASEAGMVGALADWFAVTALFRHPLGLPIPHTAIIRRKKDQLGASLGDFVGTNFLSPEVVTAKVNSAQIPWRIGRWMAGPGNAARVADESSTILRAVVGVLRDEDVEQIIDNTIVKRIAEPQWGPPIGRVLSELLADNRQLPLLDLLAERAHQWALGSQETIDRIVNGEAPQWAPKFVNVLLAEKVYRELVEFTWKVRSTPDHEVRLAANRFLEEFAHDLQYDETMIAKAERIKTEIMGREEITGLAEATWRAAKRLILESADDPNSTLRRKVAENVRQLGERLRDDTETRAKVDGWIERGARYLAANYADEIATIVSDTVARWDAEEASKKIEIQVGRDLQFIRINGTVVGSLAGLVIYTVSQLMFGG from the coding sequence ATGGGGGTTATGCAGAAACCGACCGGTAGCAGCGCGGTGCTCGAATCCGCCGCTGGGGTATCCGCCCCCGGCGGTCCGGCCGAACCACCGGGCGTGTTCGCCACCCTCACCGACGATGCGGCAAAACGACGGGACCTGCGGCGGATGAAGGCCGTCGCCACCGGTCTGCTGGCCGTCGCCACGATCATCTACCTGGTGTGCAGGTGGCTGGAGTCACGCGGCGGCTCCGGTGACTGGGTCGGCTATGTGCGGGCGGCCTCGGAAGCCGGCATGGTGGGCGCGCTGGCGGACTGGTTCGCGGTGACGGCACTGTTCCGGCATCCGCTCGGCCTGCCGATCCCGCATACCGCGATCATCCGCCGGAAGAAGGATCAACTCGGCGCCAGCCTGGGCGATTTCGTGGGCACCAACTTCCTGTCACCCGAGGTGGTCACGGCGAAGGTGAACTCCGCGCAGATCCCGTGGCGGATCGGACGCTGGATGGCCGGGCCCGGGAACGCCGCCCGGGTGGCCGACGAGAGTTCGACGATCCTGCGCGCGGTCGTGGGGGTGCTGCGCGACGAGGACGTCGAACAGATCATCGACAACACCATCGTGAAGCGAATCGCGGAACCGCAGTGGGGTCCGCCGATCGGCCGCGTCCTGTCCGAACTGCTGGCGGACAACCGGCAACTGCCCCTGCTGGATCTGCTCGCCGAACGGGCCCATCAGTGGGCGCTGGGCAGCCAGGAGACGATCGACCGGATAGTCAACGGTGAGGCGCCGCAGTGGGCACCGAAATTCGTGAACGTCCTGCTGGCGGAGAAGGTGTACCGGGAACTGGTCGAATTCACCTGGAAGGTGCGCTCCACCCCCGACCATGAGGTCCGGCTGGCCGCCAACCGTTTCCTGGAGGAATTCGCCCACGATCTGCAATACGACGAGACGATGATCGCCAAGGCCGAACGGATCAAAACCGAGATCATGGGTCGAGAGGAGATCACCGGCCTGGCCGAGGCGACCTGGCGGGCGGCCAAACGACTCATCCTGGAATCCGCCGACGACCCGAACAGCACCCTGCGGCGCAAGGTCGCGGAGAACGTGCGGCAGCTGGGCGAACGCTTGCGCGACGACACCGAAACCCGCGCCAAGGTCGACGGCTGGATCGAACGCGGCGCCCGCTATCTGGCGGCCAACTACGCCGACGAGATCGCCACCATCGTCAGCGATACCGTGGCCCGCTGGGATGCGGAGGAGGCCAGTAAGAAGATCGAGATCCAAGTGGGGCGTGACCTGCAGTTCATCCGGATCAACGGCACCGTGGTCGGAAGCCTGGCGGGGTTGGTGATCTACACGGTGTCGCAGCTGATGTTCGGGGGATGA
- a CDS encoding NAD(P)-dependent alcohol dehydrogenase, translated as MSNAVAAYAMAGPDAAFEKVTIERRDLGPDDVLIDIEYAGICHSDIHTARNEWGGAAYPCVPGHEIAGTVAAVGAAVTRHSVGDRVGVGCMVDSCGKCESCLAGEEQFCARGAVMTYNSRVPEEVQPGGHTMGGYAKQIVVTENFVVAVPAGIDLSVAAPLLCAGITLYSPLRQWDAGPGKKVAIIGMGGLGHIGVKIAAALGAEVTVLSHSLSKQDDGKRFGAHHYYATSDEQVFRELRSSFDLVINTVSADLPINEYMKLLRLDGALVVLGLPEAPLEVQARVLAGRRRVLAGSMIGGIEQTQEMLNFCADHGIGAEIELISADEIDGAYERVVASDVRYRFVIDAATI; from the coding sequence ATGAGTAATGCTGTAGCTGCTTACGCGATGGCCGGACCCGATGCCGCGTTCGAAAAGGTCACCATCGAGCGGCGGGACCTCGGCCCCGATGATGTCCTCATCGATATCGAATATGCCGGTATCTGCCATTCCGATATTCACACTGCCCGCAACGAATGGGGTGGCGCGGCGTATCCATGTGTTCCGGGGCACGAGATCGCGGGGACCGTCGCGGCTGTGGGCGCGGCGGTCACCCGGCACAGCGTCGGTGACCGGGTGGGTGTCGGCTGCATGGTGGATTCCTGTGGGAAGTGCGAATCGTGCCTGGCGGGCGAGGAGCAGTTCTGCGCCCGTGGTGCGGTGATGACCTACAACTCCCGCGTGCCGGAGGAAGTGCAGCCGGGCGGGCACACCATGGGCGGATATGCCAAGCAGATCGTGGTGACCGAGAACTTCGTGGTCGCTGTCCCGGCGGGGATCGATCTGTCGGTGGCCGCGCCGCTGCTGTGTGCCGGAATCACGCTGTATTCACCTTTACGACAATGGGATGCCGGGCCGGGTAAAAAGGTCGCGATCATCGGAATGGGCGGGCTCGGCCATATCGGTGTGAAAATCGCGGCGGCGCTGGGTGCCGAGGTCACTGTGTTGAGTCATTCGCTGAGCAAACAGGATGACGGGAAGCGTTTCGGCGCGCACCACTATTACGCGACCAGCGATGAGCAGGTGTTCCGGGAGCTGCGCAGCAGCTTCGATCTCGTCATCAATACCGTGTCCGCGGATCTGCCGATCAATGAATATATGAAGCTGCTGCGGCTGGATGGGGCGCTGGTCGTCTTGGGGCTGCCCGAGGCTCCGCTCGAGGTTCAGGCCCGGGTGCTGGCCGGTCGCCGCCGAGTGCTGGCCGGTTCGATGATCGGGGGTATCGAACAGACGCAGGAGATGCTGAATTTCTGTGCCGACCACGGAATCGGTGCGGAAATCGAGTTGATTTCCGCGGATGAGATCGACGGTGCGTATGAGCGGGTGGTGGCCAGTGATGTGCGGTATCGGTTCGTCATAGACGCTGCGACGATCTGA
- a CDS encoding ESX secretion-associated protein EspG, protein MKWILTHDEFSYVWANETSLDRRPYPVNLAPASTVRTESELDALRLPQRFARQADPDLAAALMLCARPDATSVTISGERPAPSRNGDQPHTEQILGFAAVIDHHAAVLHATPTKVMVHMCQAQDLGGRLVQLIGSARPGTHGPFHQPQDAVLTDAPIPTDDGAGDAARFRATLREPVDSRGFITITVAPEDPMSPPTLHRSWLDIRGDGRYLLTTADVLVLAPVSDSDFADNLQNLARIRGSMPGL, encoded by the coding sequence GTGAAATGGATTCTTACCCACGACGAATTCAGCTACGTCTGGGCCAATGAGACGAGCCTGGACCGCCGCCCCTATCCGGTGAATCTGGCCCCGGCGAGCACTGTGCGGACCGAATCCGAATTGGACGCCCTGCGATTACCACAGCGGTTCGCCAGACAGGCCGACCCAGATCTGGCAGCCGCGCTCATGCTCTGCGCCCGCCCGGACGCCACCTCGGTCACGATCTCCGGCGAACGCCCGGCACCCTCCCGCAACGGCGACCAGCCGCATACCGAACAGATCCTCGGCTTCGCCGCCGTCATCGATCATCACGCCGCCGTACTGCACGCCACGCCCACGAAGGTCATGGTCCATATGTGCCAAGCTCAGGATCTCGGGGGCCGGTTGGTGCAGCTGATCGGATCCGCCCGGCCCGGGACCCACGGCCCCTTCCACCAGCCCCAGGACGCGGTACTCACCGACGCCCCGATACCCACCGACGACGGCGCCGGCGATGCTGCCCGGTTTCGGGCGACCCTGCGCGAACCGGTCGACTCCCGAGGTTTCATCACCATCACGGTGGCCCCGGAGGATCCCATGTCACCGCCGACGTTGCACCGCAGCTGGCTCGATATCCGCGGCGACGGCCGCTACCTGCTGACCACCGCCGACGTCTTGGTCCTCGCCCCGGTCAGCGATTCCGATTTCGCCGACAACCTGCAGAACCTGGCCCGCATCCGCGGCAGCATGCCCGGATTGTGA
- a CDS encoding ABC1 kinase family protein → MAKQVPTSRLARGTKLGAVAAGSVVRKQRARLSMRGRSEAVRARMAEESILRSTEQLVMVLGTMKGVAMKLGQMMSVLDLDLVPPEHRERFQKRLAVLRNAAPSVSFEAMRAVIEEDYGQPLEAVFAEFEPEAIAAASIGQVYLARLPDGRQVAVKVQYPGIDAAVRADLKNLNMFRRVLQSAMPWVTPAVLDELRLNMEAELDYHIEAETQRDIAALYADHPFVVVPRAFLEHSTRRVLVTEYLPGTAFEDIRRMPQAERDRVGEIIYRFYVGSLFNFNEFCGDPHPGNVLLAEDGRVGFLDFGLFNRMDPEHVRFEAICLCAAAEDRGEDLRELMIQRGVIDSADEIGVEECLEYVLSASEWCLVDQELTITPELASGAFLLAVDPRSGEFSGMKQQNLPPEHLFSRRADFLTFGMLGQLEATANWHRIAREWLYGEEPDTELGRVHRQWLAQRRPAKRGARRTG, encoded by the coding sequence ATGGCGAAACAAGTGCCGACATCGCGGCTGGCCCGCGGCACCAAACTGGGTGCCGTCGCGGCCGGCTCGGTGGTACGTAAACAACGTGCCCGGCTCTCGATGCGCGGGCGATCGGAGGCTGTACGCGCCCGGATGGCCGAGGAATCCATCCTTCGCAGTACCGAGCAACTGGTCATGGTGCTGGGCACCATGAAAGGCGTGGCCATGAAACTCGGCCAGATGATGTCGGTGCTGGATCTGGACCTGGTGCCGCCGGAGCATCGCGAGCGGTTCCAGAAGCGGCTCGCCGTGCTGCGTAACGCCGCGCCCTCGGTGTCCTTCGAAGCCATGCGCGCGGTGATCGAAGAAGACTACGGGCAGCCGTTGGAGGCGGTTTTCGCCGAGTTCGAGCCCGAGGCCATCGCGGCCGCCTCCATCGGCCAGGTCTATCTCGCCCGGCTACCCGACGGCCGGCAGGTCGCGGTGAAGGTTCAGTACCCGGGGATCGACGCGGCGGTCCGGGCCGATCTGAAGAATCTGAACATGTTCCGGCGGGTCCTGCAGTCGGCGATGCCGTGGGTGACCCCTGCGGTTCTCGACGAACTGCGGTTGAACATGGAAGCCGAGCTCGACTATCACATCGAGGCCGAGACCCAGCGCGATATCGCGGCGCTGTACGCCGATCATCCGTTCGTCGTCGTCCCGCGGGCGTTCCTCGAACACAGCACGCGCCGCGTCCTCGTCACCGAATATCTGCCGGGGACCGCCTTCGAGGACATCCGGCGGATGCCGCAGGCCGAACGCGACCGGGTCGGCGAGATCATCTATCGCTTCTATGTGGGGTCGCTGTTCAATTTCAACGAATTCTGCGGCGACCCGCACCCGGGCAATGTGCTGCTCGCCGAAGACGGCCGGGTCGGGTTTCTGGATTTCGGGCTGTTCAACCGGATGGATCCCGAACACGTCCGATTCGAGGCGATCTGCCTCTGCGCGGCGGCCGAGGATCGGGGCGAGGATCTGCGCGAACTGATGATCCAGCGCGGGGTCATCGATTCGGCGGACGAGATCGGAGTCGAGGAATGCCTGGAGTACGTGCTCTCGGCATCCGAATGGTGTCTGGTGGATCAGGAACTCACCATCACCCCGGAACTCGCGAGTGGCGCGTTCCTGCTGGCCGTGGACCCGCGATCCGGCGAGTTCTCCGGTATGAAGCAACAGAATCTGCCGCCGGAACATCTGTTCTCGCGGCGGGCCGATTTCCTGACCTTCGGCATGCTGGGTCAGCTCGAGGCGACCGCCAACTGGCATCGCATCGCCCGGGAATGGTTGTACGGCGAGGAACCGGACACCGAACTCGGCCGAGTCCATCGACAGTGGCTGGCGCAGCGCCGGCCGGCCAAGCGCGGCGCACGGCGCACGGGTTGA
- a CDS encoding S1C family serine protease codes for MDNQWQGTGSGGPTGGSRVLITVFAAVLALGALFGYQGELPGLSQPGRSVVAAPVRPAPPLNASELTRGLSPVLVNITAAARPFGAAAAGSGIVLTGEGQVLTSHHVVKGAKTVRVSRVADGAVYTAEVLGYDTHADIALLSLTGAYGLATARIGSSAGLRVRDEVLAVGNAGGSGTATAVTGEISDLDSTIMALNQQDLSRQALTGMLEIEAAVSAGQSGGALTDHTGAVVGVIAAASGSRDPPPGGAADPPNGYAVPIDAAMRVVRQIRSGTPTESVHIGPTATLGVLISDARPRGARIDMAIYGLPAQTAGLVAGEIITSLDGRAVTSARLLRALIDTRKPAETVRLGVRASDGTERVVAVRLATGTPG; via the coding sequence TTGGACAACCAGTGGCAGGGCACCGGCTCCGGCGGACCCACCGGCGGGAGCCGCGTGCTCATCACCGTCTTCGCCGCCGTGCTCGCCTTGGGAGCGCTCTTCGGCTATCAGGGAGAGCTGCCCGGCCTTTCGCAACCCGGCCGCAGCGTCGTCGCGGCGCCGGTCCGGCCCGCGCCCCCGTTGAACGCGAGTGAGCTGACGCGTGGCCTCTCCCCGGTACTTGTGAACATCACTGCCGCCGCCCGGCCGTTCGGCGCCGCGGCTGCCGGGTCCGGCATCGTGCTCACCGGCGAGGGCCAGGTTCTCACCAGCCATCATGTCGTGAAGGGCGCGAAAACCGTCCGGGTCAGCCGTGTCGCCGACGGCGCTGTGTACACCGCCGAAGTACTCGGCTACGACACCCACGCCGATATCGCGCTGCTTTCCCTCACCGGCGCCTATGGCTTGGCCACCGCGCGGATCGGCAGTTCCGCCGGGCTCCGGGTCCGCGACGAGGTGCTGGCCGTCGGTAACGCGGGCGGTAGCGGAACGGCGACGGCGGTCACCGGAGAGATCAGCGATCTGGACAGCACGATCATGGCGCTGAACCAGCAGGATCTGTCCCGGCAGGCGCTCACCGGGATGCTGGAGATCGAGGCCGCCGTCAGCGCCGGCCAGTCCGGTGGCGCACTCACCGATCACACCGGCGCGGTCGTCGGCGTGATCGCCGCAGCATCGGGGAGCCGGGACCCGCCGCCGGGCGGAGCCGCCGACCCCCCGAACGGCTATGCGGTGCCGATCGACGCCGCCATGCGGGTCGTGCGTCAGATACGTTCCGGGACACCCACCGAATCCGTGCACATCGGTCCCACCGCCACGCTGGGTGTCCTGATCTCCGATGCGCGTCCGCGCGGCGCTCGTATCGATATGGCGATCTACGGGCTGCCCGCGCAGACCGCGGGTCTGGTGGCCGGGGAGATAATCACTTCGCTGGACGGTCGCGCCGTCACCAGCGCCCGGTTGCTGCGTGCTTTGATCGACACCCGCAAACCCGCCGAAACAGTGCGGCTGGGCGTGCGGGCATCCGACGGCACCGAACGGGTCGTGGCGGTGCGACTGGCTACCGGTACGCCGGGCTAG
- a CDS encoding class I SAM-dependent methyltransferase, producing the protein MNLARRTMNAPALAAVYERVWRPTVFYLATGRTTDADRRFAVESLHLDRSPRVLDIACGPGNFTRFLSEHVPAGGYVTGIDYSPPMLARALADNAGPRTGYIRGDARHLPFADESFDAVCCFGALYLIPDPLIAAREMVRVLAPGGRIAITTSHRPDNPIGELTRVTAAVSGLRMFGGRTFPELFAASGLVDIDQRVHRFFQYVTATRPTAGTAARGADRPAASGRGV; encoded by the coding sequence ATGAATCTCGCTCGGCGCACCATGAACGCCCCCGCACTGGCAGCGGTCTACGAACGGGTCTGGCGGCCGACGGTGTTCTACCTGGCCACCGGCCGAACCACCGACGCCGACCGCCGTTTCGCGGTGGAATCGCTGCACCTCGACCGGTCGCCCCGCGTCCTGGACATCGCCTGCGGGCCCGGTAATTTCACCCGTTTCCTGAGCGAGCACGTACCGGCCGGCGGCTACGTCACGGGTATCGACTACTCGCCGCCCATGCTGGCGCGCGCTCTCGCCGACAACGCCGGACCGCGCACCGGATACATACGCGGAGATGCGCGACACCTGCCGTTCGCCGACGAAAGTTTCGACGCGGTCTGCTGTTTCGGTGCGCTGTATCTGATCCCCGATCCGCTCATCGCGGCCCGGGAGATGGTCCGGGTGCTGGCACCGGGCGGTCGTATCGCCATCACCACCAGTCATCGCCCGGACAATCCGATCGGCGAACTCACTCGGGTCACCGCCGCGGTGAGCGGGTTGCGGATGTTCGGCGGCCGTACCTTTCCGGAATTGTTCGCGGCGTCCGGACTGGTCGATATAGACCAGCGCGTTCACCGCTTCTTCCAGTATGTGACAGCCACCCGGCCCACCGCCGGAACGGCCGCGCGCGGCGCGGACCGTCCGGCGGCGTCCGGTCGTGGGGTCTGA
- a CDS encoding polyphosphate kinase 2 family protein, which translates to MSVHWKIPASRALRADGLRVADIDTSAKPGFPGQKKDGEQLLSERSKVLAGLQEKLYANGRSGDNRSVLLVLQGMDTAGKGGIVRHVIGSVDPQGVDHAAFGVPTEEEKRHHFLWRIRKELPRSGQLGVFDRSHYEDVLVARVHELVPETVWQQRYTEIDDFEKELTESGTTLVKVAMFVSLDEQKKRLRERLERPDKHWKFNPGDIDERAYWPAYQQAYQDLLDRTSTGHAPWYVLPADAKWYSRLAVTELLIEALEKLELTWPPANFDPAAELRRLDTA; encoded by the coding sequence ATGTCCGTGCACTGGAAGATCCCCGCGAGCCGGGCTCTGCGCGCCGACGGCCTGCGCGTCGCCGATATCGATACATCCGCCAAACCCGGGTTCCCCGGCCAAAAAAAGGACGGGGAACAACTGCTGAGCGAACGCAGCAAAGTTCTGGCCGGCCTGCAGGAGAAGCTGTACGCCAACGGGCGCTCCGGGGACAACCGCAGTGTCCTGCTGGTGCTGCAGGGGATGGATACCGCCGGGAAGGGCGGAATCGTACGTCACGTGATCGGTTCGGTGGATCCACAGGGTGTCGATCACGCCGCGTTCGGCGTCCCGACCGAGGAGGAGAAGCGGCATCACTTCCTGTGGCGTATCCGCAAGGAACTCCCGCGCAGCGGCCAGTTGGGCGTTTTCGACCGCTCACACTATGAAGACGTCCTGGTGGCGCGCGTCCACGAACTCGTGCCCGAGACCGTCTGGCAGCAGCGCTACACCGAGATCGACGATTTCGAAAAGGAGCTGACCGAATCCGGGACGACGCTAGTGAAGGTCGCGATGTTCGTATCGCTCGACGAACAGAAGAAAAGGTTGCGGGAGCGACTGGAACGACCGGACAAACACTGGAAGTTCAACCCCGGCGATATCGACGAGCGCGCCTACTGGCCCGCCTACCAGCAGGCCTACCAGGATCTGCTGGACCGCACCTCCACCGGCCACGCGCCCTGGTATGTATTGCCCGCCGACGCGAAGTGGTATTCGCGGCTGGCCGTGACCGAATTGCTGATCGAGGCGCTCGAGAAACTGGAGCTGACCTGGCCACCGGCGAATTTCGATCCGGCCGCCGAACTGCGCCGGCTGGACACGGCCTGA